From the genome of Cyprinus carpio isolate SPL01 chromosome B24, ASM1834038v1, whole genome shotgun sequence:
AACAGAAATACTCACAGTAATGAACATTGTTGGGAAGCAAACTCAAGACACCTCAACTATAttcaatatacacatttacacacacacacacacacacacacacacacacacacacacacacacacacacacacacacacacacacacacacacacacacacacacacacacacacacacacacacacacacacacacacacacacacacattttccacaCCAATCTCTTGATCTTAATCAGCATTGATCTCCATATTCTGACTGAAAGAGACAGACATATGATCCATTCTTCACTTTTTTCccataagcatttttaaaatggctCTAAACATGGCTTCAGTAGCAGTCTGTTTATTCTGAGTTTAAGGTGGAGGGAAGTGTGAAGATGCGAGTTAAGGAGTCTCCGTAGACAAAGAGCCAAACGAGATCCATCTGTGAGGGATGTCAAGCCCCAACATGCTCAGTGCAAGTTCAATTAACATGTTTTACATGCGCACAAACTTAATTAATGAGGGCAAATGTTGATGTGGATCCTGATTGGTAAATGGAGAGAAGGGTTTTGTTCATTCAAGGtatgtgatttacaatgcaaaatGTGGGCATACTGCACTGCATTATGGGTAAAAGGATCACAGCAAATGTgcagaaacaaacacatacagtgcatACTGTATAAATTAGCACATGCTTAAAAAGCAATCAAAACATGTTGGCATAATCATTTTTGGGTATCAGTATACTACAGTTGGATATATCTGTCAGGAACGGCTTTCCAATACAATCTCCAGGGCTTATGGGAATCTGTTTGGGAATCGACACtcaaaggggaaaaaatgataaaaacactaaTGGAAATTGGGACtcttttgtgttatatatattaagatatatctATAAAATCATACTCACAACACCTGTTAGTTATTTTCAACCACTTGTGACTGGCTCCGTCCACTTCACACCAAGTTTAGAAAAAGGCAATCTaagatttatacatatttatatatatatgtatataaaaaacaatctTTATATTTTCCTGTAGAGTTCATAGATTCTCAGATATTCATGTGAATCAGATATTAAAACCTGTTTGTCCGTTTCAGTCACTCTTTTTGAGAAACACTGCAGAACGGAGGTCAAGGAAAAACTttgtggcacaaaaaaaaaaaattataataatttaatattaatgttatgccatatcttttgtttaaaaaaggccTATGAGATGCGGCACTAAGCGAAACGCTCACAGACTAATTTCTTGAATGTTCCTGGTCCCATATTCCCGCAAGTATGTGACGCTGAACTCTCCCATCTGGGAATGGATATTCCACTTGGGTCTGTTTATTCCCCCTCTCCTTGTAACTGTGTCTCTTTTTTGGTCTCTCTGGAGAGGGGTGGGCGGTTACCATCCGTTGATGATGTGATGCATGTAGTCCTCGGTTGGCAGGCGTGCCGTACCCTCTCCTCCAGCACCGTCCTCTCGGAACGGGCTGTGGAAAGACGCCTGTCCTCTCAGTAGTCTCTGCTCCCGGCGGTCCAGCATGTGCTTGTACTGGTAGCGTTGCTGAAACAGGTCTTTGGCATAGTCGTACAGCTTCATGTCCAGGTCGTTGAGCTCCTCGATGCGCTGTATCGTGTCGTTATCCAGGTCCACGCCGGCCGCCCGCGTGCTGTTGTACTGCATGAAGGGCCGGATGAACTTGAGGTGGAAGGTGCGCTCGAACAAGTACTGCGTCTTCCGCTGGAACTCTGTCAGGCCGTAGAAAGCCATGTCTCGAAGGTTTTTCTTGGCTGATTCGAGCAGCAGCTGTGAGCGCCTCTTCTCAGGAACTGTGGAGAGGTTGTAGCATCCAACGAGGCTGAGGTCGGCCAGCATGCGTACTTGGCGGTTATTGGCGAGGTTGTAGGGGCAGTCCATGAACTGCTGCAAAGTGCACCCCGACCAGTCTGAGCCCTCGTAGCAGGGCGGCAACTCTTCGGGCGTTGGTGTCCGTCCGTCGCACATGTGCAGGGACGTCTTCCACGTCGCCCCTCGCTGGACGTGCCTCCATTCGCTAAGGTAGCGGGAAACGGGGTCTCTCAGTAGAGTGATGTAGTAGAACTTTCTGCAGGAAGCAAGATAGGAGATCTCCATTAGTCACAAAACAAACCAATGATATTAAACAAGATTatgataatatttacatttttgcatttggctgactcttttatccaaagtgactttcattgcatgggaattgaacccatgaacTTTGCTGTTGGAGCTACCGTAAACTGCTCATATCATCAACAAAACATTCACAGTAGAACAAATGAAAATCCATCACCACAATGCAACCTTTATTGTGGCATACAGTCTACAACTTTATCCtacaattaatacttttgtttccAAAGACAGGATTTAACAGGTGTAAATCGTGACTCAATAAATGCCTTTGCTCAGAGTCTTCCCAGCATGCCCTGGGGCACCACTGTCTTAATCCTTTCCCACCACTTCACATCCTGTCTGTTTAGATATTCGTTTGTTTGATGGACAATGAAACATCATTGTAGATGGACAAAAAAGGGGGATAGGAAAATAAGGACTAGGAACATTCCAGGTCTAGAGGtgtatatttagtatattatgtattaaaatatacttgGTTGTAATATgtactaaaaatgtaatataatagtttttatatatatgtttatttagtatattatttatttatatatatttgtttgtatttttttatataaaatataaaagcatctgctaaactgCAATAAGAGGAATCAatgattcaaaatatatatttttatgcataaacataaattccataaatttaataaatagttaataataagtAGCAAAACACTTGGTCAATGGTACGTTTTGATTCACTTTAGTGATTCAGTTTCAATGAATCGTTTTTAAACTCACATTAAATTACTCTTTTGTCTTCACTC
Proteins encoded in this window:
- the LOC109046859 gene encoding heparan-sulfate 6-O-sulfotransferase 1-B — its product is MNDTERNMVERTSKFLLIVVGSVFFMLILYQYVAPGVINFGSPQGYLLGEEDMTIFPTPDPHYVKKYYFPIKDLERNIDFEIKGEDVIVFLHIQKTGGTTFGRHLVQNVRLELPCDCRPGQKKCTCYRPNRKETWLFSRFSTGWSCGLHADWTELTNCVPGVLNKKESKLKKTRKFYYITLLRDPVSRYLSEWRHVQRGATWKTSLHMCDGRTPTPEELPPCYEGSDWSGCTLQQFMDCPYNLANNRQVRMLADLSLVGCYNLSTVPEKRRSQLLLESAKKNLRDMAFYGLTEFQRKTQYLFERTFHLKFIRPFMQYNSTRAAGVDLDNDTIQRIEELNDLDMKLYDYAKDLFQQRYQYKHMLDRREQRLLRGQASFHSPFREDGAGGEGTARLPTEDYMHHIINGW